Proteins from one Chroococcidiopsis sp. CCMEE 29 genomic window:
- a CDS encoding alpha/beta fold hydrolase, which produces MPNLPDALFLSTSPSWQCFARPLLCHLSHQVTIGQWEYCQTQDEGSSLDVAVFLLHDYLKSCNQPVHLIGHSTGGLLGLLYAQRYPETVKSLTLLAVGVDAAIDWQAHYYVHRHNLSRQETLQAMAYNLFGYQNERTINSLIKLLKRDLDCSLSPNSLFQRLSVSPSRVPVPLMICGSKDDIVVEPDALQGWKPWLKEGDRLWECLEGRHFFHFFQFQLVGEQICNFWQSFQPLDLLCSSLTL; this is translated from the coding sequence GGCAGTGTTTTGCTCGACCATTACTGTGTCATCTATCGCATCAAGTGACAATTGGTCAATGGGAATATTGCCAAACTCAGGATGAGGGAAGTTCGCTAGATGTCGCAGTTTTCCTGCTCCATGACTATCTCAAATCCTGCAATCAACCTGTTCATCTGATTGGTCATAGTACCGGAGGATTGCTAGGGCTACTTTATGCCCAGCGATATCCAGAAACAGTCAAGTCTTTAACCCTATTAGCTGTAGGTGTTGATGCAGCAATTGACTGGCAAGCCCATTACTACGTTCATCGCCATAATTTGAGTCGCCAGGAAACTCTCCAGGCAATGGCTTACAACCTATTTGGCTATCAAAACGAACGGACTATCAATAGTTTAATTAAGCTGTTGAAGCGAGACTTAGATTGTTCTCTATCTCCTAATTCCTTATTTCAAAGGCTGAGCGTGTCTCCAAGCAGAGTTCCAGTGCCTTTGATGATCTGTGGTAGCAAGGATGACATTGTTGTCGAGCCTGATGCTTTGCAAGGATGGAAACCTTGGTTGAAGGAGGGCGATCGCCTATGGGAATGCCTGGAAGGACGGCATTTTTTTCATTTCTTCCAGTTTCAACTTGTGGGAGAACAGATATGCAATTTTTGGCAATCTTTCCAACCTTTAGATTTACTTTGTTCCAGCCTGACCCTTTAA